One part of the Ranitomeya imitator isolate aRanImi1 chromosome 10, aRanImi1.pri, whole genome shotgun sequence genome encodes these proteins:
- the LOC138652025 gene encoding 5-hydroxytryptamine receptor 3A-like, translating into MVYAILGVDEKNQVLTTYIWYRQFWVDEFLKWNPKEYENVTQISIPTEKIWVPDILINEFVDVGKSPDIPYVYVNHEGRVQNYKPIQVVTACSLNIYNFPFDLQNCSLTFTSWLHTIQDINVSLWRTPEEVKEDKSVFMNKGEWELLYVLSQYRMFVENEDSYAELKFHVVIKRRPLFYAVNLLLPSMFLMVMDIIGFYLPPDSGERVSFKITLLLGYSVFLIIVSDTLPATAIGTPLIGVYFVVCMALLVISLTETILIVRLVHKQDLQPHVPEWVKKLVLEKITVLLCIRDKKTFSASHILSSNMSRQVENNSTVISHCTGGGGEQDQEKNAKDYESSIGAILPTKESSVVVDSILHEIASIRQYLEKRDEYRDIAKEWLQVGYVLDVLLFRVYLVAVLAYTVTLATMWSYWQQA; encoded by the exons ATGGTATACGCTATATTAGGAGTG GATGAAAAGAACCAGGTCCTTACAACGTACATATGGTATAGACAG TTTTGGGTTGATGAATTTCTCAAGTGGAATCCAAAAGAGTATGAAAATGTGACCCAAATATCCATCCCGACTGAGAAGATCTGGGTCCCCGATATTCTGATCAATGAATT TGTGGATGTCGGCAAGTCTCCAGATATTCCCTACGTCTACGTCAACCATGAAGGCCGGGTGCAGAACTACAAGCCTATCCAAGTGGTGACCGCCTGCAGCCTCAATATCTACAACTTCCCGTTTGATTTGCAGAATTGCTCCCTGACGTTCACCAGCTGGCTCCATACAA TTCAGGACATCAATGTGTCTTTATGGCGGACCCCTGAAGAAGTGAAGGAAGACAAAAGTGTTTTCATGAACAAAGGCGAGTGGGAGCTTCTCTACGTGTTGTCTCAGTACCGGATGTTCGTGGAAAATGAGGACAGCTATGCAGAATTGAAGTTCCAT GTTGTTATCAAAAGAAGACCCCTCTTCTATGCCGTGAACCTACTTCTCCCGAGTATGTTCCTTATGGTCATGGATATAATAGGTTTCTATCTACCCCCTGATAGCGGAGAAAGAGTTTCCTTCAAGATTACGCTCCTTCTTGGCTACTCCGTGTTTCTCATCATTGTATCCGACACCCTGCCAGCTACGGCCATCGGGACCCCATTAATAG GTGTATATTTTGTGGTCTGTATGGCGCTGTTGGTTATCAGTCTGACGGAGACTATACTCATTGTTCGACTAGTCCACAAGCAAGATCTTCAGCCTCATGTTCCTGAATGGGTAAAGAAACTGGTCTTGGAAAAGATTACAGTTTTACTATGTATCCGAGACAAGAAGACATTTTCTGCATCTCACATCCTTAGTTCGAACATGTCCAGACAGGTGGAGAACAACAGCACTG ttatcagtcattgtacaggaggaggaggtga acaggaccaGGAAA AAAACGCTAAAGATTATGAGAGTTCAATAGGAGCCATTCTACCGACAAAGGAGAGCTCAGTTGTGGTGGACAGCATCCTCCATGAGATCGCATCCATTCGACAGTATCTGGAGAAGAGAGATGAATACCGCGACATAGCCAAGGAATGGCTGCAAGTGGGATACGTCCTGGACGTCCTTCTCTTCCGTGTGTATTTGGTGGCGGTGCTGGCTTATACCGTCACGTTGGCGACTATGTGGTCTTACTGGCAGCAAGCATGA